The segment TAGAGTAAATTACAACAAATGGTGGTCCGTATGATTACACCTAACctcagggaccattcatgtaatttacatgAAAAAGGGTTGGGTTGAGATAAAGAGAAATGAGAGCCCAAACAAAATTTTTCAGCCCAGGTTGTATCCAAAAACGCATGAAAAAGGGTTGGGTTGAGATAAagagaaatttgaattttgagagaTTTATGGGATTTGTTTTTGACTTTTCTTGGTCTCTCGGTTGTCATCTTTTTTGAACagaatcatcttcttcttctccatcaaCAAACTCCACCATCTTCACGCAGCAGCAgcagcaccaccaccaccttcacaACCACACCACCATGGCACCATCTTCAAACAAGGGAGTTCCAATTTTATACTTTCTTTCGTTTTTGGTAAGTCAAGTGTTTTGCTTATTTGCTCTCTAGAATTTAATTCCAAAATGATGTTGAATTCAATGtttttacttttatatttttatggatTAATTTTATGTCGATTTAGTTGGAGCTGTGTAAGATAGTAATTTTAACGTAGTTTATTGTGTTAAATCCAATTTTGTGTAAACGGAATGTCATTTTCAGTTGTGATCTTAATTTTATAATATAGATTTGATGGGATTTGCTCTTTGATCATTGGATCGGAGAATGAATTTAATATTAAATTGCTTTATTCGGTTTCTAATTTAAATGAATATATTTTTACTTCCAGATAAGCTTGATTTGGAAAATCAATTAAACTTAAACTTAATGTAGACATATTAGGTCACTGAACCCTAAAAGTCAGATAAATCTCAATTTTTTCTCTTAATTGTTAATTCATTGAATTTGCATGTTTGCCTTCCTAGTTACTCTAGCTTTCGTGATACTTTTTTTTTCGTGATACTTTACTGAAGttccattttatttatttatttatttttagaaaaattagtgTTTGTTAGTTTAAGAAAATCCAGTCATTTTTACCAACAATTACCTACTTAGAGAATAGTCGTTGTAGGTATACTTGCGAGTAGGTATAAAATTGTTTCTTttccacttttttttttttttaaaaaaaaagttagctTAACCATTTGATAAATATTACGATcagtttttttaaaatataaggaTAAAATGTTCATTCAGTCTTATTCAGACAGATGGACCATGTAATCCAAAGAAAAAGTGTAAAACACAGCACAATAAGTGGAGTGAAAAAGTGTTATATTACAGAAagaatatatagatatatatatatggagtatGTACGTAAGTATGTGTATGCCGTTGTTCTAATAAAACTAATTAATTGCTACACTCAATGaattccttccttccttcctcTGTTTCAAAATTAGTCTTCTTCTAATATTCCATTCCACCatacaaatacaaacattttttaaaaaagaaaaaaagaaacaaaatttaCCTCCTATTCTTGTTGACTTGTTTCATGGATCCACATGAGCTCTAATGTGCTTGATCAGACTTGTTTTCAACGCCTCTGGaactcttgggataaaagtagcCTTCGCCTCACCTATCAGTTTCTTCCtgcaaatatatttatttatttattaataataaaaaaacttacacacacacacacacacacacactactcAAGTAATTAGAAAAACAGATTCATATATAGAATTAATTACTTAAGTTCATCATGTTGTAGTTGTAGTGGTGCATCTCGAGCACACAGCTTCTTTGCATGCATGAAACTTTGAACCTCATCCACCCAATCACAACTTCTTAGAAACGAACAAGCTTCTTTCATAAGGCTGtatattaaatatttcaaaaaaaaaagttatatataaaatacataagagcaTTAGAGATGatgaataataacataaatatatatatatatatatatatatatatatatatatatatatatatatatatatatatatacctttgtTTTAGCTCTTTCATAAGGTCTTCATGTTGATGTTTCCTCTTATTATCAGGTAACAACGAGCTTTTAACAACACCATTACCATTATTACCATTTGTTGTTGTACCATTGGTCTTAACAACATTTTCATTCCCATTCCCATTCTCCACATGTACATGCTTATTTTGGTTGTCCTCCAACAAGGGAATtttcttcttcttattattaatatgattatgattatgattattatCAGTTGGACTTGTTTTGTGATCACCATTGTTTTCTTTATTATGAACAATGATTTTCATATTAGGAAACTTTTTGGCTCCAGAAATACCCAACTTCTTTGGGACCACTTTCTCCACCTTTAATGATGTTGTTGTTGAAGAATCAATCTTTTGagaatgattattattattattagcagCAGCAACAGCATATTCTTCTGTTGACTTGACAGTTTGACCAGATTTGGGATTGGGAAGTTTTGAGGCATGAGATTCAGTAGTTCCATTGGTGGATGTGGATAGAGTTTTGGTGGTGGGTGGTCTTTGTTTGATACGAGAGAAGAAAAGGATATAAACTTTTTCAGAGGAGACTTCTTGTAAGCTTGAAACTGAAACATAAGAATCATTGCAGCAATACCAACGCCCAACTGCATCctgttaaaaaattaaatatataaatatgttgGAAACAAGTCAAATCAATATACATTGACCTTAGTTGTAATAAATAATTAAAGGGACATTGACCTTGATGTAAGCATAATAGTGTCCTGAATCTGGTGAAAATCCGGAATGCACAATAGTGGCAAAAAGTTTATACTCTGGATGAGGATCCTGCACCTAATTAATTAAACTCAATTACAAAATCAGAGGAAGaaagaaataatatatatatatatatatatatatatatatatatatatatatatatatatatattatttcttcTCTATTAAGGGTATGCCTTGGTGCAAAAAATAAAGTCATTTTGACAGAAAGGTCATGTTTTCAAGTCAAGGCAACCCAATACAAGAAACAAACTTAAGAATATGACGATGAATAGCACTACATACCTGACTTGTTTTGCACATGAAGCTTGAAAGAACTAATACTTCCTCAAAAGCAATTGCTTTGTCTATCTTTCCACCAAATATTCCCTCAAACCTCTATTCAACCAAAAGAACAGCTTAATTAGCCACCACCTATCTTGATActaaaagaaaacataaaaagaCAATGGCCACTGATCATACCTTGAGTTGAATAACAAGAATGTTAGGTGCTTGCACAATAGACATCTGTTTTCTTGCTGCTACCAGCTTTTTACAGCTACAAAAGCACAAGTTTCTATCTCAGACCATCTGTATAAATCAACATGACAAAACTACAAAAAGGAACAGATTGTATGCTTACCTATCACACTTGTATTTGTTATTTCCATCCAGAATCTCTGGTTGAAAAAATTTCTGAAAAGCTTCCTTGAGAGAGCTACTATTCAACACATCGACACTAATATCCATTATCTCATCAACCTTATTGGACTCATTTCCACAAGCAAGACACTTGACCTGGCTCTGCAAAGCTCCTCCAAAAATCTCCTTAACTACTGTACTGCCATTAAAGCCATCACCTCCTCCATTGCTTACATACTTGCGTCTTTGCTGCTGCAACTTCTTCAGACGAAGACATGTAGTATGACAAGCATCAATGACGTACCGAAGGAATTCATGTGCATCCTCTTGCCTCCCTAAACGAAAATGCTCTGCAAAGACTTTCAATCCCCCAATGATCTTACCAGGTGTATCTAGGGTTGAGTCGATGCTAAGAGATCGAACAATTCTCTTCTCCAGTAGACAAAACGGACAATCACTCTTCTTGTCCTGCTGCGCCAGGAAGTCGCCTGTCGAATTAGGGAAATTTATGTTAACGAAGTGGAACAATTTACCGAACGCAATGATAAAATTAggttaaaattcatgaaaattcaGATACGCGAGCGTGCGTGTGTGCGTATGAGAGTAAGTAGAAGAAGAGCACATACAGTTTTCGGAGTGTTGAAGTCGGAGACAGAAATTGGCGAGGGGAGGAGTATAGGTTAAGCACTGGAGAACGGCGTTGAGGTAGCAGGTATTACCGAGATTCTTGAACCCTAATGGAGGACCGTTCTTTCGTTTCTTCAACAACAAACTCGTTTGCCAAGTCATTTGCAATTGGAAACCAGCCATTAACAGCGAGGACCTCTCGCTCCTGATTCACCCGCCGCATTGAATGACAATCCCCACCGCCACCTCGCCGCGGAGGATCGCATCCCTCGGAGTTTGTTCTCCTTCTTCAGCTATTTCTCGCTTTGATCAATGAgacggtggtagtggtggtggtggtggttgatgGAGGTTGTGGTTGTTCTCCGGCGGTGAAGATTGTAAACAACTACTGGAGAATCGAGTGTGTGTTTGTATGTGTTGAAGGAGTCCGTTGGCATGTCTGGATGCCTCCCCCCCTTTTTCCCCCTGGCCTCAGGCGCCACCCCTGTTTAATAGTTTGTTACTTTATGGAACCACACTTTCCCAAATTTCCAACTTGCTACCCCTTACTTTTTTTGGTATTCAtcttttaatttataaaatataacaatTTTGTTTACATTATATAAAGTTATGTATCAAATATTTAAACTATATGTGATATGCCTTTATAGTCACTTTTTAAATCATATCACTAGTAAGCATTGTGATATcactttccataaataaaaattttaaataaaataaattaaaatgagCCGATAAGTTCTTTTATGGAGATGACGTGGTCTTGGTCTCAAATTGGTGTAAACAAGTTATGGAGAACATTGTACATGTCCTAAACTGTTTTTACTTAGCATCAGGGTTGGATTTAAACATTAATAAGTCCAAAACTTATTTGGGGTGAGAATGGATAACTCTGAAGTTTCAAATATGACAAGGATGCTTGGATGTTCCACATGAGTATAGCCTATATGAAGTACTTCGGTTTGCCTATTGGTTGTATCATGTTACTCAAAAGTAATTGGAATAGTGGTGGAGAGATTCAATGAGAGATTGACAAGTTAGAAAGTTAAATTACTTTCAATTGGGGGCACTTAACGCTTATAAAATATGTATTGGGAAGTCTTGCCGTTTATTTCCTATCTATTTTTAAAGTGCTAGAGACTGTTTTGAAAATTCTTGAAAGACTAAGGGCAACGTTTTTCCGGGGTGGTGATGAGGAAAAAAAGATGGCATTAGTTAAATGGGAGAGTGTTATAGCACCAATTTAGAAGGGTAGGTTAGGAGTTAGTAGCCTCAAATCATTTAATCAAGCTCTGCTCAAAAGTAGACGTGGCGATTGATAAATAATGATTTTTTTGTGGGTTCGGTTGATTAAAGCCATTCAAGGTGATGATGGGGGTCTTGGTGATGATACATAAGGTTATAGAAGAAGTGTAGTTTGGTATGAATTGTTGGTTTGATCACCAACTTCATGACAATGACTACATTATGAATTCAACCTTGTATTATAAGGGGGGAGCAGAAGACAAGGCTCAGTTTTGGGAAGATGTGTGGGTGGGGGACCAATCGTTACGAGTTTGTTTTAATAGATTATTCTGTATTTAAACATAACCGAGTTTTAAAATAATGGAGAGATGTTGTAATGGGGTGTCAGTTGGAGTTGTGTTTGGTGTGTCAAACCAACAATAAAgggataaaaataataataattaaacacaaATCACTACTTTTAAATATACTAACGATAATATAGAGTAAGCAGGGTCGGACCACTAAGATACATGGCTTAATGTTTGACCATGTTATCACACAAACTCATTATACCAATCAGTGAAGTATAGGGGGGAGGGGTTGTTAACATCAAATTAAACTTCATAACAGATAAATTAAAGACTAAAATTCATAATTTAAAAGATATCTTTGATTCCAAATCTTATTCAAGTACTATGTTGTAAGATGTAATTTGAATTCAGTTTATGTTCGATCTAGGTTGGTAAATGAATATATTAACATGCTCTAATATCTCCAAATTGACAAAGGTATTTTACCCAAAACATGATCTTTAAGTAAAACTTCATTTGTTGATGAAATCCAAACAAGCTCTTAGATTAGATCACTAAAAGACCTTAAGTTCATACAATTATTACCAACAATGTCAAATATTCCTCATACGTTCATGAATATGAACATATAATATTTGATTACATTAATTTTGATTCCAATGAAACCAATTAAGTGTTTGTTACCAATTACAAATCATAAAACACATATGAGTTTCATAACTTGACTAACAATAATGATATGAACCATAATTTCATTAATCAAGTGAAAAAAGTACAAATCAAGTACATAATGAAGACcaaatcaaagattactagatAATAAACATGAAAGCTAGTTCACAGTCTAACAACAAGTAATTAAGAATCTATAACCGGAAATGAAAGGAAAAGTTAGCCACATATGGCTAAATTAAAGTACAAATTCAACaagtttaatattaaaaaaaacttacaaATTCGAAATCTAAATGTTTCCAAAGTGATAAGCGATGATAATATGTATGAAAATCACCCCTTGCAAAGTCCTGGTCTAAGTTGTCTTCATAATGGAAAAGGAACCTCTTTTAATTGGAAGTTGGAAACCACAAAAATACTGTCAAACTCGATTCCACGCCCTCGGAATGGTAAGCTTGAGATTCCACATCATCGGAATGGTAATATGTAATGTTGAGAGCCCCATTCCACGGTTCATGGAATGGACAGTGTAATCATTCCATGACCGTGAAATCTCTTGATAAAATTCCAAAtccaaaaatcatgttttcttCAATATTGCTCCAATACTTTTGAAACTTTGTGTAGAGCCTCCCTTGAACATCCTAAGCATGCTTCAATCCTCAAACGCCCATGAAACATCCACAAAAGGTGGAAATTAGATTGATTCTCGAAAATGCAACATGCATGAAAAGTTAAACAAAATGTTATGTAATACTTGAACTAAACatgaaataaacatgcaaaaatgtAGAGGTGGCAATGGGTCGACCTGAGTTGGGTTCGGGTTCAACCCATTTATTAATTGGGTTGAAAatttcaacccaacccaacctgtttatttaaatgggttgatatttccaacccaacccaacctttCAGATAAATGGGTTGTCACCAGATTGACCCGTTTATGTAATTCCCAACCGAGCCTATTAAATAAATTGGTTAAATTTGGGTTGacccatttaaaataaaaataaatagataaattaaCTAAAGATTACACTACTTAAATTAGTTATTGacttaaataaaatttcaaagtaTGACAGAAGCACAATCACAATTCACATATACAAAGAAATTGTTCAAATACAATTAAAGATGTGTAATTTCTAAGTGATTTTTTAGAGTGGCTAGTGTTGTCGGTGCCAAGAAATAAGGTAGGAATTtggattctatttttttaaaacataaataataatacaaaCATTGTAATTTATAAAGTAATACTTAgattaatacatgataatatttaaataattattaaatttaatataaattaaagttaaatgggttggtgggttgaAAATGGATTGATAATTTTTACCCGAtccaacctatttaattaaatgggttagacgggttgacccatttaacataaatgggttgaaaatctcaacccaaccTGCTAATTTTGGGTTGGCTTCAGGTTGGGTTGGTGGGTTAGGTCAATTTTTGCCAACTCTACAAAATTGTGCACTTtatgcacctaacaaatctccccaaacTTGAACTTTTCTTTTCCTCACGAAAGAACGAGAACCAGAAGAAATGGACGGTTTCGAGGTGGAAAAATAGACAACGAAAAAAAAGAacggaaaggaaaagaaaagaaaagaaagatccTATGACAGCTAAGAATGGATACATGCAACGAAAAAGATTATACATGAAAACATAAAtgcaatgaaaaataaataaaaagttaaaacaaaaagaaatcaaagatttattttttttttccaaaaatttgATTTGCATTTTCAATAATCGTCAAGGGTATAAGAGTCAAATATCAATCATCCAAACAAACAAAACGTTTTTGTTCAGTTATTAATCTCACTTTCAAGAAAATCTCAACAGAGTTACACCTTGGACGTTGTCCTTAAAAGTGAAATCCGCGGGGCCGGAGTTCAATTTAGAGGGTTGTGAGACTTCATATGAAAGTCACCGATTCAATGGTTTTGAAAATGTAGACAACCCCGATGTCAAGTTACTTTATTTGGAATGGTATCATATTCTTAAAAAAAGGACAACTTCCCAAAACTCCCTAAGAATAATCAAGGTTGACTCAACCTTGCCCCCCATTCCAACCTTACTGTCCATCTTGGGCTTACTCCTAACAGCATCAATCACTACATCCACCCGTTATTTTTGTATTGTTTGTGTCTTTAACTTTTCAGCTTGACTTCTTTGACTTTCTTGATGAACTTTGTTCTTTCATTTCTTCAAGTTGCTTGCTTGTTTGAGATTTTTTTGAAAGATATTTGATTGCTTCTAAATCTGTTTGTTGGAAGACTTGGCTTATGGCCTCTCATCGATCTTTTAAGATAATAAACTTTTTGAGCCCTTTGATGAGAGAAGTGAACTTGTGGCATGATTTTTTTACCCCAACAAATCTTCAATACTTCAGTCGAC is part of the Lactuca sativa cultivar Salinas chromosome 7, Lsat_Salinas_v11, whole genome shotgun sequence genome and harbors:
- the LOC111914452 gene encoding ubiquitin carboxyl-terminal hydrolase 25 isoform X2, producing MAGFQLQMTWQTSLLLKKRKNGPPLGFKNLGNTCYLNAVLQCLTYTPPLANFCLRLQHSENCDFLAQQDKKSDCPFCLLEKRIVRSLSIDSTLDTPGKIIGGLKVFAEHFRLGRQEDAHEFLRYVIDACHTTCLRLKKLQQQRRKYVSNGGGDGFNGSTVVKEIFGGALQSQVKCLACGNESNKVDEIMDISVDVLNSSSLKEAFQKFFQPEILDGNNKYKCDSCKKLVAARKQMSIVQAPNILVIQLKRFEGIFGGKIDKAIAFEEVLVLSSFMCKTSQDPHPEYKLFATIVHSGFSPDSGHYYAYIKDAVGRWYCCNDSYVSVSSLQEVSSEKVYILFFSRIKQRPPTTKTLSTSTNGTTESHASKLPNPKSGQTVKSTEEYAVAAANNNNNHSQKIDSSTTTSLKVEKVVPKKLGISGAKKFPNMKIIVHNKENNGDHKTSPTDNNHNHNHINNKKKKIPLLEDNQNKHVHVENGNGNENVVKTNGTTTNGNNGNGVVKSSLLPDNKRKHQHEDLMKELKQSLMKEACSFLRSCDWVDEVQSFMHAKKLCARDAPLQLQHDELKKKLIGEAKATFIPRVPEALKTSLIKHIRAHVDP
- the LOC111914452 gene encoding ubiquitin carboxyl-terminal hydrolase 25 isoform X1, with translation MAGFQLQMTWQTSLLLKKRKNGPPLGFKNLGNTCYLNAVLQCLTYTPPLANFCLRLQHSENCDFLAQQDKKSDCPFCLLEKRIVRSLSIDSTLDTPGKIIGGLKVFAEHFRLGRQEDAHEFLRYVIDACHTTCLRLKKLQQQRRKYVSNGGGDGFNGSTVVKEIFGGALQSQVKCLACGNESNKVDEIMDISVDVLNSSSLKEAFQKFFQPEILDGNNKYKCDSCKKLVAARKQMSIVQAPNILVIQLKRFEGIFGGKIDKAIAFEEVLVLSSFMCKTSQVQDPHPEYKLFATIVHSGFSPDSGHYYAYIKDAVGRWYCCNDSYVSVSSLQEVSSEKVYILFFSRIKQRPPTTKTLSTSTNGTTESHASKLPNPKSGQTVKSTEEYAVAAANNNNNHSQKIDSSTTTSLKVEKVVPKKLGISGAKKFPNMKIIVHNKENNGDHKTSPTDNNHNHNHINNKKKKIPLLEDNQNKHVHVENGNGNENVVKTNGTTTNGNNGNGVVKSSLLPDNKRKHQHEDLMKELKQSLMKEACSFLRSCDWVDEVQSFMHAKKLCARDAPLQLQHDELKKKLIGEAKATFIPRVPEALKTSLIKHIRAHVDP